CGGGCTTGTGCTTTTCTTCCAGGAACGAGCCGAAGGTGTAGGCCATCGGGTTGGTGAGGAAGAACACCGCTAGCAGCGGCAGCACGGTATAGCGGGTCAGCGCGATGCGGCCGGCGCCGCGCGCCAGGCCGTGGACACGCTCTTCGCCGACCAGTTCGGTGACGGCGTAGAAGGCCGTCATCAGCACGACAAGTGTCGGGATGATGCCGGTGACGAACCCGGCGAAAACCTCGCCGCCCTTCTGGAAGATGCCGATGAAGTACTTGCCGATGGCAGTCAGCCAGCCAAGCTGCTCCTCCTGCTGCACGTTTTTCAGCTGTTCCTTCAGCTGATCGGCGGTGACCGGCGCGCTGTCGGTCTGCGCCTGCGCCAGAACTACGAGATGGTCGGAAGCATGCTCGACGGCGAGCTTGCCATGCAAAGCAGCATCCGAGACCATGGCACCCGCGACATGCAGATTGTGCACGGCCATGTCGGCATGCTGCGCCAACAACGAAAATACAGACATTTCTCCTCCTTATGCCGCCCGCCGGTTGAGCCCAGTCGGTGCGCGGCGTCCTCTAAGTCCTTGCTACTAAGCCCTTGCTACATTCAAGCCGGACAGGCCCGGCTTCTTCCCCGGCTCTGACCGTGCTTTGTCGATCTGTTCGATCGCCCGTTTCACGGCCTCGGCCACACCGGGTTCCCCCTCCCCCATGATCGCAGGGTTGGACCGGAGTCGATCGAGGGGAGCACCCTCGAATTCTTCATGTCGCTTGAATTTCGTGAAGACGGATCGCCCGCTCATCACCATCATGCGGCGCACGATCAGGTCGGGCGTCACCACGACGAGCGCGATGGTCCCCTTGGCCAACCGGCCGCGAAAATTGCCGGCGCCGACGAAGCCATCCTTGTATTGGTCGGTGACACCGC
The genomic region above belongs to Mesorhizobium sp. B4-1-4 and contains:
- a CDS encoding transcriptional regulator GutM produces the protein MAIWQWGLLLLVIVWALQSLGVWLQMRHYSDVFRGVTDQYKDGFVGAGNFRGRLAKGTIALVVVTPDLIVRRMMVMSGRSVFTKFKRHEEFEGAPLDRLRSNPAIMGEGEPGVAEAVKRAIEQIDKARSEPGKKPGLSGLNVARA
- a CDS encoding PTS glucitol/sorbitol transporter subunit IIC is translated as MSVFSLLAQHADMAVHNLHVAGAMVSDAALHGKLAVEHASDHLVVLAQAQTDSAPVTADQLKEQLKNVQQEEQLGWLTAIGKYFIGIFQKGGEVFAGFVTGIIPTLVVLMTAFYAVTELVGEERVHGLARGAGRIALTRYTVLPLLAVFFLTNPMAYTFGSFLEEKHKPAFYDAAVSYVHPPLGLFPHINPGEYFVWGGMLVALLDLEKRGVVVAGYHVKVAIWYAIVGLVVILLKGMLTERITAIMARRQGVEL